The following coding sequences are from one Nicotiana tomentosiformis chromosome 3, ASM39032v3, whole genome shotgun sequence window:
- the LOC104115819 gene encoding GRF1-interacting factor 3-like — protein sequence MQQQQQLQPPVLNSAPPLPLNAITTEQIQKFLDENKNLILAILENQNLGKLSECAQYQALLQKNLMYLAAIADAQPQQSAATSQAPSTTQPGSQMQQTQAALQQQPQQQPGVPISKLPFQLNALPSQEQQQQMLHFQQQQQFQGQYGFGPTANNAMHQLMQPGLNSSGTLDARGNKQGNLEGNPSDGLGKSAARHVNSERE from the exons ATGCAACAGCAGCAGCAACTACAACCCCCAGTCTTGAACTCTGCTCCTCCACTGCCTCTGAATGCTATCACCACTGAGCAGATTCAAAAG TTCTTAGATGAGAACAAAAATTTGATTCTTGCCATACTGGAAAACCAGAATCTTGGAAAACTCTCAGAATGTGCCCA GTATCAAGCCTTGCTTCAAAAGAATTTGATGTATTTAGCTGCTATTGCTGATGCCCAACCACAACAATCAGCAGCAACCTCACAG GCTCCATCCACTACCCAACCCGGAAGCCAGATGCAGCAAACACAGGCTGCTCTGCAACAGCAACCGCAACAGCAACCAGGCGTCCCTATTTCCAAACTGCCTTTCCAACTCAACGCCCTTCCATCCCAGGAGCAGCAACAGCAAATGCTCCACTTTCAGCAGCAGCAACAATTCCAAGGCCAATATGGCTTTGGACCTACTGCCAACAATGCAATGCATCAACTTATGCAACCTGGATTAAACAGCTCAGGAACTCTGGATGCACGAGGAAATAAGCAAGGGAACTTAGAAGGTAATCCTAGTGACGGGCTTGGAAAATCAGCTGCAAGACATGTTAACAGTGAGAGAGAATAG